The Methylocella silvestris BL2 DNA segment GTGCCGGTCCATGCGCCGCTGACCTTTGACATCATCGACGCCTGGTCCGGCCGGTCGATCGGCGGCTGCGTCTATCACGTGGCCCATCCGGGCGGGCGCAACTACGAGACCTTTCCGGTCAATTCCTACGAGGCCGAAGCGCGCCGCCTCGCGCGCTTCGAGGCGTTCGGCCATACGCCGGGAGCGATCAAGGTTCCGCCGGAGGAGCGCACGGCCGATTTCCCGCTGACGCTGGATCTGCGCCGCCCGCGCGGCGTATGAACTATGCCGATCGGACCGATTGATCCGATCGGCCTCCTCATCCTGAGGAGCGCCTGAAAGGCGCGTCTCGAAGGATGGGGTGAGGGCGCCTACAGACGCCTGCGCCGTCCTGTTCGAGACGGCGTGCGGCCTCCTCGCCATGAGAGATTGGCGCGCGCCTCCGCCCTAACTCCCCCGCCAGCGCCTGACCGTTTCCAGAATCGTCTGCGCCGAGTGAAGTGCGAAAAGCCGCTCGACCGGCTCTGAAATCTTGCGCCGCCAGTTCGGCCGTTCGCGATCGGTGCCGGGCAGATTGGTCGGCACGACCTCCATAGCGAGATCGTCGGCTTGAATCAGCACGAGGGCGGCGCCGCTTCGCGCGACAAAACCATGGATCGCCGCCGCCGCCGCCTCGGTCAATGGCGCGTTATAGTCGACGCCGTCGCCCGAAAAATCTGTGCAGGCGACGGCGGCGAGAAGCTCGGCTTTTTCTTCGGCCCGGTCGCGCGCCGCCGCTTGCTCGTCCGCGATATGGCCGAGCGCTGCCGCCTCGCCAAGATCGGCGCCGCTCCACCAGCCGGCGAGCGGCGGCAGATCATGCGTCGCGACGCAGGCCGCGGCCAGCGCCGGGTAAGATTCAGGCGGCAGAAATTCGCGGCCCTCGCGCTCGAACCGCATGACGCGGTAGGAGAGAATATTGGCGCGCGCCAGTTCGTCGCGCAGGCCCGAGGGCGCCGTGCCGAGGTCTTCGCCGACGACGGCCGTCTGCGCCCGCTGGCTTTCAAGCGCGACCTGTCCGATCAGCGCTTCGAACGGGCAGGCGAGATAGGCGCCGTCCTTGCCCTCGGCGCCTTCCGGCACGAGGAACAGGCGCTTCAAGCCCAGCACATGGTCAATGCGTAAAATGCCGGCATAGGCCATGTTGGCGGCGATCAGCCGTCCGAAGCCTTTATAGCCGTCCCGTGCAAGGGCGCGTGGATCGGGCGGCGGCAGACCCCAGACCTGACCCTTCGGCCCCAGCGGGTCGGGCGGCGCGCCGATCGAGACGCCCTGCATCAACCGGCTCATGTCGGAAAAGGCTTCGGCGCCGTCCGGCGCGCAGCCGACTGCGAGATCGCGATAGAAGCCGAGCGATAATCCCGCCGTCTTGGCCGCTTGCGCCGCCGCGGCAAATTGCCTGTCCGCCAAAAATTGCAGGAATTTTGCGCGCTTCACCTCATCGTCATGTTGAGCGGCAAAAGCCTCGATCCCCGGCGCGTGCGGAGCGTTCAGTTCGGGTCCGAACTGGCCGAGCGTTGCGCCGAGCGCGCGCTCGATCGCCGTGAAAATGGCGAAGCGGCGCAAACTCTCGCCGCCAAGGACCAGAAAGCGTTCAAACTCCATCACCAGCGCATCGTCGGGCGCGGCGAGCCGGCGCGCCCGGAAGGCGGCGTGAATGACGTCGAACAGCCGATCTTTCAGGGCGAAGACCGCGCGATAATCGACGAAGCCCGCCGCCGAGAGCGCGGCGGCTTCTGGCGCCGCGCGCGACAACGCGGCCATGACGGCCTCGCTCATCAGTTCGGACGGCAGATCGAAGACGTCGATCGCCAGCGGGTCGAGAAAGCGCCGATCCGAGGGATGGTAGGGGCTCGCCCGCTCGGGATCGTGCGGATAGAGCGCATGCAGCGGATTGACGCCGACGCAGGCCGCGCCGGCGCGTGCGGCCTCTTCGGCGAGGATGCGCAGGCAGGTGAAATCGCCGATGCCCTGATCGCCGCCGCCTGATTGGCGCCGCAGCCCGTACGCCTGCGCGGCGACGCCGAACACGCGGCCCTCGCGCAGCGCTTGCGGTAGGAAGGCGGCGAAGGGAACGATCGCAAGATGGCCGTGGCAATCGGGGGCGGCCTCGCTCATCACTTCGTGACGGCCGAGCGGCAAATCCGGCAGGGGAATTTCGCGCGTCAAGGCGCGGCGCCCGTCCGGCGCGAGGATTTCGCCGCGCCGGCCGATCTCCGGGCTAATCTCGACGATGTGGGTCGACCCGTCGTCGCAGGCGATGGTCAGGGCGAAGGGAAGCTGCCGCTCGGCGAGCGCGCCGCCGAGCCGGATCGTCCGTTCGCCATGCTGCACGAGACTGGTTGCGACAGGCAGCGGCCGGAAGGCGCGTTCCTCCGAGAGTTCGGCAAGGCGGGCCCGCGCCTCGCCCGTATTGGCGGCGGCGAGTTCGAGGCTGCGCAACAGAGCGAGCTTCGTCTCAACGCTTACATCCGTCCGGCGCCCTTCGATATCGTGCCAATAGGGCGCGATGCCGGCGGCGGCGGCCAGAGCGTCGAGCACGCGCTCGTCGACGCCCGCGCGGGGGCGCGCGGAGGCGGCGGCGGTCTCGGTCAAAATGACGACGGAGCGCGGCGGCAGGCTGACCGCTCCGTCCGGCGCCTCAGCCCCGGTCGCGCGCGGCTCGGCCGAATTGATCTTCTGTGTCCAGATATGGCTTTCGCGCGCGCCGGGCAGGCGGGCGTGCAGCAGGGCGTAACCCCGGTTGATGAGGACGGCGGCGCGGCTTGGCGCCAGCCTGGCGTCGCCCGGATCGTAGAAGACCGCGACAAGCGCGTCGGCGGAAGCCTCCTCCCATTGCTGCGGCGTCAGCGGTTCGCCGGACAGGCCGAGCCATTCGACGTCGGGCGCGCCGGAGGCGTCGGGCGGCGCGCCGGTCAAAGGCGTCTCGCCGCTGAGCGCGCCAGTCTCGCGGCGAAGTTTTATCAGCCGCGCGCAAAAATCGATGAGCTCCTCGTCGGCGTTCGCCCAATCGACATAGGCGAGCTCATTGTCCTGCGCATAGGCGTTGTTGTTGCCCTTCTGCGTGCGGCCGAGTTCGTCGCCCATGGTCAGCATGGGCGAGCCGCGGGACGCGATCAGCGTCGCTAGCAACGCCCGCACATCGCCCCTGCGCCGCTGGATCATGGCGGGGTCAGACGTTTCTCCCTCGGCGCCGCAGTTCCATGACAGATTGTCGTCGGTTCCGTCGCGATTGTTCTCGCCATTCGCCTCATTGTGCTTTTGCGAAAAGGCGACGAGATCGGCGAGGGTGAAGCCGTCATGGGCGGTGATGAAATTGATCGAGCGCGACAAAGCGCGGCGCCGGCCTGCAAAAATATCGGCCGAGCCCGCAAAGCGGGTCGCCATCGCGCCGAGCTGACCATGATCGCCGCGCCAGAAGCGGCGCATCGCATCGCGCGATTTATCGTTCCACTCGCCCCATGAGGCCGGAAAGGCGCCGAGCTGATAGCCGCCAAGGCCGAGATCCCAGGGCTCGGCGATATGGATCAGCTCGCGCAAGGTCGGATCTTGCGCAACCGCGGCGAGGAAGGGATGCGACGGATCGAAGCCCTGCGGCCCGCGGGCCAGAACGGGGGCGAGATCGTAGCGGAAGCCGTCGACGCCGGCGCGGATCGCGGCGGTGCGCAGCGCGTCGAGCGCAAGGCGCAACGCGTGCGGGCGCTCCAGCGCCAGCACATTGCCGCAACCCGCCTGATTTTCGTAGAGCGTCGCATTCTGCGGATCGAGCCGGTAGTAGAGCCCGTTGTCGAGCCCGCGCAGCGATACGGTTGGACCGAGATGATCGCTTTCGCCGGAGTGGTTCAGCACCACGTCGAGGATGACGCTGATCCCGTCAGCCTGCAGCGCCTCCACGGCCGCGCGGACCTCTGGCCAGCCACCCGGCGCAAGGCGTGGGTCCGGCGCGTTGAAGGCGACCGGATTATAGCCCCAGTAATTGGCGAGGCCGAGCGCCGGCAGATGGCGTTCGTCGAGCCAGCCTTGGATCGGCAGCAGCTCTACGGCGGTGACGCCGAGTCGCGTCAGATGTGCGATTGCCGCCGGATGGGCGAGGCCGGCGAAGGTGCCGCGAATCTCTTGCGGAATGCCCGGATGGTTCCGCGTAAAGCCGCGCACATGCATTTCATAGATGATGAGGTCGCGCCAGGGCGTCGACGGCCGACGCGGCGCCGCCAGCGCTGGCGCCGGCGTGACGATCGCTTTAGGGACAAAAGCGGCGCTGTCCGTCAAATCCTCCGGCGCGCCATGTATGCGGGCGTCGAACAGGGACGGATGCAATTTGAATGGACGGTCGAGTTCGATCGCGTAAGGATCGACGAGCAGTTTTGCCGGATTGAAGCGAAGGCCCTTTGAGAGATCGAACGGCCCCTCCGCCCGCAGGCCGTAGCGCGCCCCGGCGCCGACGCCGCCAACATGGGCGTGGAAGACATCCCCGGTGCGGCCGATCAGTTTGATGCGCTGGATCTCGCGGCCATCGTCGTCGAACAGGCAGAAAAAAATCGCATCGGCGGCGCTTGAGATGACGGCGACATTGACCCCGTCCACTTGAAGCGACGCGCCGAGCGGCTCCGGCGATCCCGGAGAAACAGAATAAGGCTTCAAATGATGCGCCTCAGGTTATGACGGAGGGCGCGGCGCGGCCGGTGAATTTGGCGATGCCCGCGATCTCATTCGACAAAGTGATGAGATCGGCCAGCGCCGTTGCGGTCTCGATCTGCTGGCGCGTGGGATCGGGCTCGAACCGCTCGATGTAGACGCGAAGGGTCGCGCCCGCCGTGCCGGTGCCGGAAAGCCGATAGACGATGCGCCCGCCGTCCTCGAAATGGATGCGAAGCCCCTGATGCGCGCTATCCGATCCATCGACCGGATCGTGATAGGAAAAATCATCGGCGCCGGCGATTCGAAGGTCGCCGTATTGCTTGCCCTTGAGGCTTGGCAGGGCGGCGCGCAAAGCATCGATCAGCGCATTGGCGCCGTCCGACTCGACTTCCTCGTAATCATGACGCGCATAATAATTGCGGCCATACTCGGCCCAGTGCTTTGTGACGATGGCGTCGACGCTTTCGCCGCGCGCGGCGAGAATGTTGAGCCACATCAGCACGGCCCAGAGCCCGTCCTTTTCGCGCACATGATCGGAGCCGGTGCCGGCGCTCTCCTCGCCGCAGATCGTCGCCATTCCGGCGTCGAGCAGATTGCCGAAGAATTTCCAGCCCGTC contains these protein-coding regions:
- a CDS encoding bifunctional glycogen debranching protein GlgX/4-alpha-glucanotransferase, which encodes MKPYSVSPGSPEPLGASLQVDGVNVAVISSAADAIFFCLFDDDGREIQRIKLIGRTGDVFHAHVGGVGAGARYGLRAEGPFDLSKGLRFNPAKLLVDPYAIELDRPFKLHPSLFDARIHGAPEDLTDSAAFVPKAIVTPAPALAAPRRPSTPWRDLIIYEMHVRGFTRNHPGIPQEIRGTFAGLAHPAAIAHLTRLGVTAVELLPIQGWLDERHLPALGLANYWGYNPVAFNAPDPRLAPGGWPEVRAAVEALQADGISVILDVVLNHSGESDHLGPTVSLRGLDNGLYYRLDPQNATLYENQAGCGNVLALERPHALRLALDALRTAAIRAGVDGFRYDLAPVLARGPQGFDPSHPFLAAVAQDPTLRELIHIAEPWDLGLGGYQLGAFPASWGEWNDKSRDAMRRFWRGDHGQLGAMATRFAGSADIFAGRRRALSRSINFITAHDGFTLADLVAFSQKHNEANGENNRDGTDDNLSWNCGAEGETSDPAMIQRRRGDVRALLATLIASRGSPMLTMGDELGRTQKGNNNAYAQDNELAYVDWANADEELIDFCARLIKLRRETGALSGETPLTGAPPDASGAPDVEWLGLSGEPLTPQQWEEASADALVAVFYDPGDARLAPSRAAVLINRGYALLHARLPGARESHIWTQKINSAEPRATGAEAPDGAVSLPPRSVVILTETAAASARPRAGVDERVLDALAAAAGIAPYWHDIEGRRTDVSVETKLALLRSLELAAANTGEARARLAELSEERAFRPLPVATSLVQHGERTIRLGGALAERQLPFALTIACDDGSTHIVEISPEIGRRGEILAPDGRRALTREIPLPDLPLGRHEVMSEAAPDCHGHLAIVPFAAFLPQALREGRVFGVAAQAYGLRRQSGGGDQGIGDFTCLRILAEEAARAGAACVGVNPLHALYPHDPERASPYHPSDRRFLDPLAIDVFDLPSELMSEAVMAALSRAAPEAAALSAAGFVDYRAVFALKDRLFDVIHAAFRARRLAAPDDALVMEFERFLVLGGESLRRFAIFTAIERALGATLGQFGPELNAPHAPGIEAFAAQHDDEVKRAKFLQFLADRQFAAAAQAAKTAGLSLGFYRDLAVGCAPDGAEAFSDMSRLMQGVSIGAPPDPLGPKGQVWGLPPPDPRALARDGYKGFGRLIAANMAYAGILRIDHVLGLKRLFLVPEGAEGKDGAYLACPFEALIGQVALESQRAQTAVVGEDLGTAPSGLRDELARANILSYRVMRFEREGREFLPPESYPALAAACVATHDLPPLAGWWSGADLGEAAALGHIADEQAAARDRAEEKAELLAAVACTDFSGDGVDYNAPLTEAAAAAIHGFVARSGAALVLIQADDLAMEVVPTNLPGTDRERPNWRRKISEPVERLFALHSAQTILETVRRWRGS